TGGGTCATTGATGAGCACGGTTGGAGCCGCAGAACCGCTGCTGTTGTACTTGGCGGACTGATTTTCCTCCTGGGAATTCCCTCAGTTCTTGGATTCAGTGCTTGGAGCGATATCACTTTCCAGGGTATGGATATACTTGATACCTTTGACTGGTTTGCCAACAGTATCTTCCTGCCGCTGGGCGGATTACTTACCGCCATCTTTGCCGGCTATGTCTGGGGCAACCAGAAGGTTATGGAAGAAGCTAACTGCGGTAAGGACCGCCAGTTCCTGTGTGCCTGGTACGCCGTAAGCATCAAGTATATCATCCCCATCGCTATTGCTGTGGTTATGGTATGGGGCTTGTACGAAACATTCTTTGGCTAAACATTATGTGACAATCGAATAATTATCGGTTGACTTAACAGGGCTTAGGCCGCTACTCCAAGCGGCCTAAGCTTTTTTTCGTCCTTTATGACTAGGCCCAAATACGCCGGTAGACCGATGTGAGACCAAGTGTTGTGGTGTATTCTATAGACAACAGAAACAAACGAAAGCAAGGAGGTCACGGTAAATGAAAGATATGGTTGTTATGGTAAAAGATTTTTCCAAACAGTACGGTGGCGTTACGGCGGTGGACGGCATCAGCTTTACGGTAAAGGAAGGCGAAATTTTTGCTCTCTTGGGCCCAAACGGTGCGGGGAAAACCAGTACCCTGGAATGCCTGGAAGGTATCCGTAAGCAAGACGGTGGAACCATTCGCATCCTGGATGTGGATCCGGCAGCGGAGCCGGGAAAACTACCTCAACTGGTAGGAGTCCAGCTGCAGCAGGCAGCACTGCCGGCTACCATTAAGGTAGAGGAGGCCATAAAACTCTTCAGCGCCTACCATGGAATCAAACCCCGCTTTGATCTGCTGGAGAGACTGGGTCTGCAGGATAAAATGCAGCAGACTTATCAGTCACTCTCCACCGGCCAAAAAAGGCGGTTGGCTCTGGCGCTGGCGGTGGCACACAACCCCAAGCTTGTGATTCTCGATGAACCCACTGCCGGCCTGGATGTGCAAAGCAGAGTAACACTGCATCAGGTGCTGCGGGAGCTGCGTGATGCAGGAACCACCATTATTCTGTCCACCCATGATATGGCGGAGGTGGAATCACTGGCAGACCGGGTGGCCATTATGCTGAAGGGAAAGATTGTGGCAAGCGGAACACCCAGGGAACTGACGGCTACAGGAAACGGTCTGACAAAGATCTCCGTACGTGCTACCGGCCAGTCACTTTTACAGAACGGATTTGCCGGAGTGGTGAAGGCCACGGTGCAGGATGACTACCGGATCTACTATTCCTCAGACCCAGGTGCGGCGGTGTGTGAGATTATTGCCCGCATAAACGAAGCAGGCGAAGAGTTGGAAGATTTGCGTGTGGAGCGTCCGTCTTTGGAAGAGAGATTTTTGGAATTAACTCAGGAGGTGCACTAAAATGACTGCTTTTGCCCAACATGCTGCGTTTACACTTCGGACCGGTTTACGGAACAAAGATTTACTGTTAATGAACTACATGCTGCCCCTTGGCTTTTTCCTGATGATGGGAACCATTATGACAGAGGAAATTAACCCGTTTTTCCTGGATACAATGATTCCGGCAATGATGATCTTTGCTGCTCTCTCCGGTGCTATTCTCGGATTACCCAACCCCCTGGTGGAAGACAGGGAAGCCGGTATCCTGCGCAGCTATAAGATTAACGGTGTCCCTGCCGCATCGATTCTGGCAGTGCCGGCTCTGGCAACCGTAATTCACATG
The Dethiobacter alkaliphilus AHT 1 genome window above contains:
- a CDS encoding ABC transporter ATP-binding protein, whose protein sequence is MKDMVVMVKDFSKQYGGVTAVDGISFTVKEGEIFALLGPNGAGKTSTLECLEGIRKQDGGTIRILDVDPAAEPGKLPQLVGVQLQQAALPATIKVEEAIKLFSAYHGIKPRFDLLERLGLQDKMQQTYQSLSTGQKRRLALALAVAHNPKLVILDEPTAGLDVQSRVTLHQVLRELRDAGTTIILSTHDMAEVESLADRVAIMLKGKIVASGTPRELTATGNGLTKISVRATGQSLLQNGFAGVVKATVQDDYRIYYSSDPGAAVCEIIARINEAGEELEDLRVERPSLEERFLELTQEVH